In one window of Methanolobus mangrovi DNA:
- a CDS encoding RNA methyltransferase — MDFRVVLVEPLYQGNVGSVTRAMKNFGFSDLVLVNPCKLEGEARAMSSHARDILANARIVTTLEEAIDDCSIVIGTTGISGSRFDLHLRVPGYSPVEIKERLKGMSGRVAILFGREDHGFARDELKKCDLIMTIPTSDIYPVMNLSHAVAVVLYEFSDIKVGDTPLADSLDMRLLYEHLSELIDNIDYPVHKREKTKLMLKRIFGRACLLPREVHTLHGIMRKIQRRYDSECKQDEE, encoded by the coding sequence ATGGATTTCAGAGTAGTACTTGTTGAGCCCCTTTATCAGGGAAATGTAGGTTCTGTCACAAGAGCAATGAAAAATTTTGGTTTCTCAGACCTGGTACTTGTAAATCCCTGTAAACTTGAAGGTGAAGCAAGGGCTATGTCCTCACATGCAAGAGATATACTGGCTAATGCAAGGATAGTCACAACTCTTGAAGAGGCTATTGATGATTGCAGTATTGTTATAGGTACTACCGGTATATCAGGTTCGAGATTTGACCTGCATTTAAGGGTTCCCGGATATTCCCCGGTGGAGATAAAAGAACGTCTTAAGGGCATGAGTGGCAGGGTTGCGATACTCTTTGGAAGAGAGGATCATGGTTTTGCCAGAGACGAGCTTAAAAAGTGCGATCTGATCATGACGATTCCCACATCTGATATATATCCGGTCATGAACTTATCCCATGCAGTAGCTGTTGTCCTTTACGAGTTCAGTGATATCAAAGTTGGTGATACTCCGCTGGCAGATTCTCTGGATATGAGATTACTGTATGAGCATCTATCAGAGCTTATTGACAATATTGATTATCCTGTGCATAAAAGGGAAAAGACCAAACTGATGTTAAAGAGAATATTCGGGAGAGCATGTCTGCTTCCTCGTGAAGTGCATACGCTTCATGGTATCATGCGTAAGATCCAGAGGCGTTATGATAGTGAGTGCAAGCAGGATGAAGAATAG
- a CDS encoding acetyl-CoA carboxylase biotin carboxylase subunit, producing the protein MFKKVLVANRGEIAIRVMRACRELGVQTVAVYSEADKNALFAKYADEAYSIGPAPSSQSYLNGDKIIEVALECGAEGIHPGYGFLSENSKFARKCEEAGITFIGPSSKSIEQMGSKIAARNTMIAAGVPVVPGTNEAISDPEKAADIADGIGYPVIIKASAGGGGIGMKIVHSRKDFHNALNSIQSVAESAFGDSTVFIEKYVEEPRHIEFQILADKYGDAVYVMERECSIQRRHQKLIEEAPSPVMTPELRKQMGETAVKAAKAIGYENAGTVEFLYSKGDFYFLEVNTRLQVEHTISEMITGIDLAKQQLHIACGEKLPFKQEDISIRGWAIECRLNAEDPLNDFAPSPGKIRRYRSAGGPGIRVDSGVHMGYTISPYYDSMISKLCAWGSTRDEAIDRMQRALYEYVVVGVTTNIPFHKAVLKHPAFREGKLTTHFIEDNNIIEDVKKVVEEDSAKGATLASVLDNKDQKIAAVTAAVGSYVNAAKKQTK; encoded by the coding sequence ATGTTCAAGAAAGTACTGGTAGCCAACCGAGGTGAAATCGCCATCCGTGTAATGCGTGCATGTCGTGAACTTGGTGTTCAGACTGTGGCAGTGTACTCTGAAGCTGATAAGAATGCCCTTTTTGCAAAATATGCAGATGAGGCATATAGTATCGGCCCTGCGCCTTCCAGCCAGAGTTACCTCAATGGCGACAAGATCATAGAAGTTGCACTTGAATGCGGAGCAGAGGGTATTCACCCAGGATACGGATTCCTATCTGAGAACAGTAAATTCGCCCGCAAGTGCGAGGAAGCAGGAATTACATTCATAGGACCATCAAGCAAGTCCATTGAACAGATGGGAAGTAAGATCGCCGCCAGGAATACCATGATAGCCGCAGGTGTTCCGGTAGTACCAGGGACAAATGAGGCCATATCCGACCCGGAGAAAGCAGCGGATATCGCAGATGGTATCGGTTATCCAGTTATAATCAAAGCATCTGCCGGTGGCGGCGGCATAGGAATGAAAATAGTACATTCCAGAAAGGATTTTCACAATGCCCTTAATTCCATACAGTCTGTGGCGGAATCGGCTTTTGGAGACTCAACTGTTTTTATTGAGAAATATGTAGAAGAACCAAGACATATTGAATTCCAGATACTTGCAGACAAGTATGGAGATGCAGTATATGTCATGGAAAGGGAATGCTCCATACAGCGCAGGCACCAGAAACTCATTGAAGAGGCTCCATCTCCCGTAATGACACCTGAGCTTCGTAAACAGATGGGAGAAACTGCGGTCAAGGCTGCAAAGGCAATAGGATACGAGAACGCAGGAACTGTTGAGTTCCTTTACTCCAAAGGAGATTTCTATTTCCTTGAAGTCAACACCAGACTACAGGTAGAACATACCATCAGCGAAATGATTACCGGCATAGACCTCGCAAAGCAGCAGCTCCATATTGCATGTGGTGAGAAATTACCATTCAAGCAGGAAGATATTAGCATAAGAGGTTGGGCAATTGAATGTCGCCTTAACGCTGAAGATCCACTCAATGACTTCGCACCATCCCCCGGAAAAATAAGAAGATATCGTTCCGCAGGCGGACCAGGCATCAGGGTCGACAGTGGAGTTCATATGGGATACACCATTTCACCGTACTACGACTCCATGATCTCAAAACTCTGTGCATGGGGAAGTACCAGGGATGAAGCCATTGACAGGATGCAACGTGCACTTTATGAATACGTGGTCGTAGGAGTCACAACCAATATCCCATTCCATAAGGCAGTACTGAAACATCCTGCATTCAGGGAAGGAAAACTTACAACACACTTCATAGAGGACAACAATATCATAGAAGATGTGAAAAAGGTTGTTGAGGAAGATTCCGCCAAAGGTGCCACCCTGGCATCAGTACTTGATAACAAGGACCAGAAAATTGCTGCTGTCACCGCTGCTGTGGGCTCATATGTAAATGCTGCCAAAAAACAGACAAAGTAA
- a CDS encoding S-layer protein domain-containing protein, producing the protein MLINGTGIFLTTGDSWDFYQGYTLTIKSVNIEQKQVWIKLLHEDELLKEAILSEDATFVYTKDHEILNITMDTIYASPGGELVTFKPVYQYQDSDFPEPVTSDDDENVNQSIDNQTPGNSTNNQTSGFTIFQVIASISVLLACRRFVN; encoded by the coding sequence TTGTTAATAAACGGAACCGGAATATTTCTGACAACCGGTGATTCATGGGATTTCTATCAGGGTTATACCTTAACTATCAAGAGTGTCAATATTGAACAAAAGCAAGTGTGGATCAAACTCCTGCATGAAGATGAACTCCTTAAAGAAGCGATCCTGTCAGAAGATGCTACTTTTGTCTATACTAAAGACCATGAAATACTGAACATTACCATGGATACTATATATGCAAGTCCCGGTGGAGAACTCGTTACTTTCAAACCAGTATACCAATACCAGGACAGTGATTTTCCGGAACCTGTAACCTCAGACGATGATGAGAATGTAAATCAAAGCATCGATAATCAGACTCCCGGAAACAGCACCAATAACCAGACAAGCGGATTTACAATATTCCAGGTAATTGCATCCATATCAGTTTTACTGGCATGCAGACGCTTTGTAAATTAA
- a CDS encoding minichromosome maintenance protein MCM produces MTEGKWDEKFVVFLKKYYWDSVLDLANNYPDQRSLEVEFPDLEIFDRELASELLINPDEVMPSANNALRQIDLPVEKTLDDTRVRFVRIPNKIPNRDLRSKHLLQFVAIDGMIRKATEVRPKVLEAAFQCMRCEHVTMIPQTEVKFVEPVGCENESCGRNGPFKIVINQSVFIDAQKLQIQESPENLKGGSQPQSLDVDIEDDLAGIVKPGDRVIINGVLRSHQRTTREGKSPFYDLVLHANSIEYMDLEFDELEISPEEEEEILAMSRDPEIYNKVIGSIAPSIYGYEDVKEALSLQLFSGVAKHLPDGSRVRGDIHMLFVGDPGVAKSQMLRYMVKLSPRGVFASGKSASSSGLTAAAVKDDLGDGRWTLEAGALVMADMGIAAVDEMDKMSTEDKSALHEAMEQQTISVAKAGILATLKSRCALLGAANPKYGRFDRYEGIAQQINMPPALISRFDMIFVMLDTPNEDMDSRIAKHILKSHYAGELSEQRKNMPSSIITQEQVDEHMEVIKPVIDADMLRKYVAYSRRNIFPVMEQEAREHLVKFYMDLRKMGDGKDAPVPVTARQLEALVRLAEASARLRLSNVATMDDAKRTTKIVYSCLRQVGVDPDTGAFDVDIIASGTSKSQRDKIKIIKEIIKMVGEKHPGGKAPLEEVYAEAQNQQIDHQHAEELISKMRRSGDLIKPDKEHVKVV; encoded by the coding sequence ATGACTGAAGGTAAGTGGGACGAAAAATTCGTAGTGTTCCTTAAAAAATATTATTGGGATAGTGTTCTGGATCTTGCGAACAATTATCCTGATCAGCGTAGTCTGGAAGTTGAGTTCCCCGATCTTGAAATATTTGATAGGGAACTTGCCAGTGAGCTTCTTATAAATCCTGATGAGGTAATGCCCAGTGCTAACAATGCGCTGCGTCAGATAGATCTTCCTGTTGAGAAAACTCTGGATGATACAAGGGTACGTTTTGTAAGGATACCAAATAAGATACCTAACAGGGATCTTCGTAGCAAGCACCTTCTCCAGTTTGTTGCCATTGATGGTATGATCCGTAAGGCGACAGAAGTACGTCCGAAGGTTCTCGAAGCTGCATTCCAGTGTATGCGTTGTGAACATGTGACAATGATCCCACAGACCGAGGTTAAATTTGTAGAACCTGTTGGGTGTGAAAATGAATCCTGTGGCCGTAATGGTCCGTTCAAAATAGTCATAAACCAGTCTGTTTTTATTGATGCCCAGAAACTCCAGATACAGGAATCTCCTGAGAACCTTAAAGGCGGTTCACAACCTCAAAGTCTTGATGTAGATATTGAAGATGACCTGGCAGGTATTGTGAAACCAGGAGATCGTGTCATCATCAATGGGGTCTTACGTTCTCACCAGAGAACTACTCGTGAAGGCAAATCTCCTTTCTATGATCTGGTCTTACATGCCAATTCCATAGAATACATGGATCTGGAATTTGATGAACTCGAGATAAGTCCGGAAGAGGAAGAAGAGATCCTTGCGATGAGTCGTGACCCGGAAATATATAATAAAGTAATAGGGTCCATAGCTCCTTCAATTTATGGTTATGAAGATGTGAAAGAAGCCCTTTCACTTCAACTGTTCTCAGGTGTTGCCAAACATCTGCCCGATGGTTCCAGGGTACGTGGTGATATTCACATGCTCTTTGTGGGAGATCCTGGTGTTGCAAAAAGTCAGATGCTTCGTTATATGGTAAAGCTCTCTCCAAGAGGCGTGTTTGCATCAGGTAAGAGTGCGTCTTCAAGTGGTCTTACTGCTGCAGCAGTAAAAGATGATCTGGGAGATGGCCGATGGACATTGGAAGCAGGTGCTCTTGTCATGGCAGACATGGGTATCGCTGCAGTGGACGAAATGGACAAGATGAGCACAGAGGATAAGAGTGCACTCCACGAGGCAATGGAACAGCAGACAATAAGTGTTGCAAAAGCAGGTATTCTTGCCACACTGAAATCACGATGTGCACTTCTTGGTGCTGCAAATCCAAAATATGGGCGTTTTGACAGGTATGAGGGCATAGCTCAGCAGATAAACATGCCTCCTGCCCTGATCTCAAGATTTGATATGATATTTGTTATGCTGGATACGCCCAACGAGGATATGGATTCAAGGATAGCCAAACACATTCTCAAGTCACATTATGCTGGTGAACTTTCAGAACAGCGTAAGAACATGCCTTCAAGCATTATTACTCAGGAACAGGTCGATGAACATATGGAAGTTATCAAACCTGTCATTGATGCCGATATGCTCAGGAAGTATGTTGCCTATTCGAGAAGGAATATTTTTCCCGTAATGGAGCAGGAGGCACGTGAACATCTTGTCAAGTTCTACATGGACCTGCGAAAGATGGGGGATGGGAAAGATGCTCCTGTGCCTGTTACTGCACGTCAGCTTGAGGCTCTTGTAAGACTTGCAGAGGCAAGTGCGCGTCTTAGGCTCAGTAATGTTGCGACAATGGATGATGCCAAAAGAACGACCAAGATAGTCTATTCCTGTCTACGACAGGTCGGTGTTGATCCTGATACCGGGGCATTCGATGTGGACATAATAGCTTCCGGTACAAGTAAGAGCCAGAGGGATAAGATAAAGATTATCAAAGAAATTATCAAAATGGTCGGTGAAAAGCATCCTGGTGGAAAAGCACCGCTTGAAGAGGTCTATGCAGAAGCCCAGAATCAGCAGATAGATCATCAGCACGCAGAAGAGCTGATATCCAAGATGAGACGTTCCGGTGACCTGATAAAACCCGACAAAGAACATGTAAAAGTAGTTTGA
- a CDS encoding DUF424 domain-containing protein has product MYIKIHKSGDTSIVALCDRELIGKTLKEGNITVTITEEFYKGELISEEDAIDVISKASNVNIFGEKAVSCAVRSGVVNKNNVMIINEVAHAQVFRV; this is encoded by the coding sequence ATGTATATCAAGATCCATAAATCAGGTGACACCAGTATTGTTGCTTTGTGTGACCGGGAACTGATAGGAAAAACTCTTAAAGAAGGAAATATCACTGTTACAATAACAGAAGAATTCTATAAAGGGGAACTAATATCAGAGGAAGATGCTATTGACGTTATATCAAAAGCATCAAATGTCAACATCTTTGGTGAAAAGGCAGTTTCATGTGCCGTTAGGTCCGGTGTTGTAAATAAAAACAATGTAATGATCATTAATGAAGTAGCACATGCTCAGGTATTCAGGGTATAG
- a CDS encoding PAS domain S-box protein: MEIYKEEHRLIKNLLKDNPRGLSVTDISKKIGINRNTVAKYLEILRISGHVEMESIGTAKVYFLSQRIPVSTLLDFSSDNIVVIDSEHKVIQANDRFAELVNIPKKDFRDRRIDDVPISMLSNRTLIEKIDEGLKGKELVEIFDLIVKNELCFFKTKIIPSTFDDGEAGVTLIMENITEDVNSHNTLKEQQEILENRVSERTAELERSNELLKKEITERKKAEERILEENTKAQTYLDVAGVLIIVLDENQNCTLINKKGLEILECANEDIIGKNLNDNFILESERNDVHERCCRILNDGCEINCESHIITPTGKEKLIKWINASIKDKNGNIHGIIVSGQDISEQRRIENELKESEQKYRLLADNTLDSIWKMDKNLVFTYANPATNLITDLGPEDFIGTKLHDHFPESEMKKMMEIMSSSMEHRPDGNFTKMETVIYDTKRNLVPIDIYAKMLFDENGDFCGLQGTTRKRTNVNTSHE, from the coding sequence GTGGAAATATACAAAGAAGAACATCGCCTGATCAAAAATCTTCTGAAGGACAATCCTCGTGGCCTTAGTGTAACTGATATTTCCAAAAAAATAGGAATAAACAGAAATACTGTTGCTAAATATTTAGAGATCCTTCGCATAAGTGGACATGTTGAAATGGAGTCCATTGGTACTGCAAAGGTATATTTCTTATCCCAGAGGATACCTGTCTCTACATTACTTGATTTTTCTTCAGATAATATAGTAGTAATAGATAGTGAGCACAAAGTCATTCAGGCAAATGACAGATTTGCCGAGTTAGTCAACATTCCCAAAAAAGATTTTAGAGACAGACGAATCGATGATGTACCCATATCAATGCTATCAAATCGGACACTGATAGAAAAGATAGATGAAGGTCTGAAAGGAAAAGAACTGGTGGAGATCTTTGACCTTATCGTAAAGAATGAACTGTGTTTTTTCAAAACAAAAATAATTCCTTCAACGTTTGATGATGGGGAAGCGGGCGTAACCCTGATTATGGAAAACATAACAGAAGACGTTAACTCGCACAATACTTTAAAAGAACAACAGGAGATACTAGAAAATAGGGTTTCTGAAAGAACAGCAGAACTTGAAAGATCAAATGAATTACTAAAAAAAGAGATTACAGAAAGAAAAAAAGCAGAGGAACGAATTCTAGAGGAAAATACAAAAGCTCAGACCTATCTTGATGTTGCAGGCGTACTTATAATAGTGCTGGACGAAAATCAAAATTGCACCCTAATAAACAAAAAAGGACTCGAAATACTTGAATGTGCGAATGAGGACATCATTGGAAAGAACCTGAACGATAATTTTATCCTTGAATCAGAGAGGAATGATGTTCATGAGAGATGCTGCAGAATTTTGAATGATGGCTGTGAAATTAATTGTGAAAGCCACATTATCACACCCACTGGTAAAGAGAAACTTATCAAATGGATAAATGCAAGCATTAAAGATAAAAATGGAAACATTCATGGAATAATCGTATCTGGGCAAGATATCAGTGAGCAAAGAAGAATCGAAAATGAACTGAAGGAAAGTGAACAAAAATACCGCCTTCTTGCTGATAACACCCTTGATAGTATCTGGAAAATGGACAAAAACCTTGTATTTACCTATGCTAACCCTGCTACAAACTTAATAACAGACCTTGGTCCTGAGGATTTCATAGGAACTAAACTTCATGATCATTTCCCTGAAAGTGAAATGAAAAAAATGATGGAAATAATGTCCTCTTCTATGGAACACAGGCCTGATGGAAACTTTACAAAAATGGAAACAGTCATATATGATACAAAAAGAAACCTTGTACCAATAGATATCTATGCTAAAATGTTATTTGATGAGAATGGAGATTTTTGCGGATTGCAGGGAACAACCAGAAAAAGAACCAATGTTAATACGTCACATGAGTGA
- a CDS encoding biotin--[acetyl-CoA-carboxylase] ligase, which yields MNDNRKEIIRLLRQSEGNPVSGQDIGEKLGISRAMVWKYVRNLRKEGYDIRSSPKTGYILDAYPDRIDPDELKAILKTSLIGTDVRYYSDLESTNNTAREIATRSPEGTVVIAETQRKGRGRMGTEWQSIPGGIWLSLILKPSVPLDNVSKITLVAGIAVTNTLRNAGIDARIKWPNDVLVRGRKICGILTEVSAEVEKVDYVILGIGINANVKLVDFREDIRLNSTSISNEIGKVINRTAFIASLLYELEQQYIMFKTRKFTDIIDEWINLSDTIGKEVKIKTPNKLIEGKAVGITENGAIVVLDRNNERQEIIAGNCRYRN from the coding sequence GTGAATGACAACAGAAAAGAGATTATAAGATTGTTAAGACAATCTGAAGGAAATCCGGTTTCAGGTCAGGATATAGGGGAAAAACTGGGCATATCCAGAGCAATGGTCTGGAAGTATGTGAGGAACCTCAGAAAAGAAGGATATGACATCCGTTCTTCTCCAAAAACAGGATATATACTTGATGCATATCCGGACAGAATAGACCCTGATGAGCTAAAAGCTATCTTGAAGACAAGTCTTATAGGAACTGATGTCCGATACTATTCGGACTTAGAGTCTACCAACAATACAGCCAGGGAAATTGCAACTAGATCGCCGGAAGGCACCGTAGTAATTGCGGAGACGCAGAGAAAGGGTCGCGGACGCATGGGGACCGAATGGCAATCTATCCCCGGCGGCATATGGTTGTCCCTTATACTCAAACCGTCTGTACCACTTGATAATGTCTCAAAGATAACACTCGTAGCTGGCATTGCAGTAACAAATACACTGAGAAATGCTGGAATTGATGCACGCATCAAATGGCCAAATGATGTATTAGTTAGAGGCAGGAAAATATGCGGAATACTCACCGAGGTCAGCGCCGAAGTTGAAAAGGTGGATTACGTCATCCTTGGTATCGGGATAAATGCAAATGTCAAACTTGTTGATTTTAGAGAAGATATAAGACTTAATTCCACAAGTATTTCCAATGAAATAGGAAAAGTAATTAACAGAACCGCTTTTATCGCATCGCTTCTTTATGAACTTGAACAGCAGTATATAATGTTCAAAACCCGGAAATTCACTGATATCATTGACGAATGGATAAATCTCTCTGATACTATCGGGAAAGAAGTAAAGATCAAAACACCAAATAAACTCATTGAAGGCAAAGCTGTGGGAATTACTGAAAACGGAGCGATTGTCGTCCTTGACAGAAACAATGAGAGACAGGAGATCATTGCAGGTAATTGCCGCTATCGTAATTGA
- a CDS encoding coiled-coil protein — protein sequence MTDIDISSMNEKELKNKANDLRTQVDHHERELKSIFRELKLHRTNTDDLKVKRDAFNSKVKGLVAKARDVKAKRDSINAKIAALKSSRNEVHEKSRKFSDDISELKTKRDDLNKLSKGSVETLSKAYAADLDLFLNADIPLNHEVDLFGRLLELKERLGAAFDANDIHLKLMKTYEASKDVFESKEDFGDEIGKLAEESQKYHLEMIDLYNQADELRKAADEAHKLISEKYAITAPIREKIDPLKKKIAALRDELGVYLEKLNDIQVEKDDKKQEEHLVVAKEKLEKSGRLSLEDLKVLMEKGDLKF from the coding sequence ATGACAGATATAGATATCTCTTCAATGAATGAAAAAGAACTGAAGAACAAAGCGAATGACCTTCGTACTCAGGTAGATCACCATGAACGTGAGCTTAAAAGTATCTTCAGGGAACTCAAACTTCATCGTACCAACACAGATGATCTGAAAGTAAAGCGTGATGCTTTTAATTCCAAGGTAAAGGGTCTGGTGGCAAAAGCACGGGATGTCAAAGCCAAGAGAGACTCTATCAATGCAAAGATAGCTGCTTTGAAATCTTCAAGGAATGAGGTTCATGAAAAGTCACGTAAATTCTCAGATGATATCAGTGAACTTAAAACGAAAAGAGATGACCTCAATAAGTTGTCTAAGGGAAGCGTTGAGACACTTTCAAAAGCCTATGCTGCAGACCTTGACCTTTTCCTGAATGCTGATATTCCATTGAATCATGAGGTGGATCTGTTTGGCAGGTTACTTGAACTTAAAGAGCGTCTCGGAGCAGCATTTGATGCAAATGATATTCATCTGAAGCTAATGAAAACATATGAAGCTTCAAAAGATGTGTTTGAATCAAAGGAAGACTTTGGCGATGAAATTGGAAAACTTGCAGAAGAATCTCAGAAATACCATCTTGAAATGATCGATCTCTATAATCAAGCTGATGAATTGAGAAAAGCTGCTGATGAAGCTCACAAACTGATCTCAGAAAAATATGCTATTACTGCCCCCATCAGGGAAAAGATCGACCCTCTTAAGAAGAAGATCGCTGCTCTTAGGGATGAGCTTGGTGTTTATCTTGAGAAACTCAATGATATCCAGGTTGAAAAGGATGATAAGAAGCAGGAAGAGCATCTTGTTGTTGCCAAAGAGAAGCTGGAGAAGAGTGGTCGTCTGAGTCTTGAAGACCTTAAAGTATTAATGGAGAAAGGCGATCTGAAATTCTAA
- the oadA gene encoding sodium-extruding oxaloacetate decarboxylase subunit alpha: MKVKITETILRDAHQSLIATRMRTRNMLPIVDKLDEVGYYSLEMWGGATFDSSIRYLNEDPWERLRDLKKHMKETPAQMLLRGQNLVGYRHYSDDVVEKFVKKAHENGIDIFRVFDAVNDVRNMEKAITVAKKEGAHVQGTIAYTISPVHTIDKYVELATELAELECDSLCIKDMAGLISPQQAYDLVKALKSEVNLPVDLHAHCTSGMAPMSYTAACRAGVDILDTALSPFAWGTSQPPTESIVAALAETKRATGLDLELISEISQYFKEIKEHYRCILDPISEQVDTNVLLYQIPGGMLSNLVSQLKEQNALDKFNEVLKEMPLVRAELGYPPLVTPTSQIVGTQAVLNVLMGERYKVIPKEVKDYVRGLYGRPPQKISAEIIAKIIGEDEPITCRPADLLQPEYEKMKKEAEEMGIIKKEEDILTYILYPAIAPAFLKGELEEEDLTPIMEKRHPCATADVSGIPTEYKVEVDGEVFNVKVNPVGGSVKVVEADEKPTADSVPGAVTSHMQGMVLSIKVQIGDSIEEGDTVCVIEAMKMENAIHAPHGGTVKAILISDGDAVKSGDVLMSIE; the protein is encoded by the coding sequence ATGAAAGTAAAAATCACTGAAACTATTCTTCGAGATGCGCATCAATCCCTCATTGCCACTAGAATGCGCACCCGTAACATGCTTCCAATTGTGGATAAGCTTGATGAAGTTGGATACTATTCACTTGAGATGTGGGGTGGAGCAACATTTGACAGCTCCATAAGATATCTCAACGAGGACCCATGGGAAAGATTAAGGGACCTGAAAAAACATATGAAGGAAACCCCTGCACAGATGCTCCTCAGAGGTCAGAACCTGGTAGGATACAGGCATTATTCCGACGATGTTGTAGAAAAGTTCGTTAAGAAAGCCCATGAGAATGGTATTGATATCTTCAGGGTATTTGATGCTGTAAACGATGTCCGCAACATGGAAAAAGCAATTACTGTTGCTAAAAAGGAAGGAGCTCATGTACAGGGAACAATAGCCTACACCATCAGTCCTGTCCATACGATTGACAAATATGTAGAACTGGCAACTGAACTTGCAGAGCTGGAATGTGATTCCCTGTGTATCAAGGATATGGCAGGTCTCATATCACCACAGCAGGCATATGACCTTGTAAAAGCACTGAAGTCAGAAGTGAACCTTCCTGTGGATCTGCACGCACACTGCACATCAGGAATGGCACCTATGAGCTACACTGCAGCATGCAGAGCAGGCGTTGATATATTAGATACTGCACTCTCCCCCTTTGCATGGGGAACATCACAACCGCCAACTGAATCGATCGTGGCCGCACTCGCTGAAACAAAGCGTGCTACAGGACTTGACCTTGAACTGATATCTGAAATATCACAGTATTTCAAGGAAATCAAAGAACACTACCGCTGTATACTTGATCCTATATCCGAGCAGGTTGACACCAATGTCCTGCTTTACCAGATACCAGGAGGAATGCTGTCAAACCTCGTATCCCAGCTCAAAGAGCAGAATGCGCTGGATAAGTTCAATGAGGTTCTCAAGGAAATGCCACTTGTACGTGCAGAACTTGGATACCCACCGCTTGTTACACCTACCAGCCAGATAGTAGGAACCCAGGCAGTACTCAATGTACTCATGGGCGAGAGATACAAGGTAATTCCAAAGGAAGTAAAAGATTATGTTCGCGGCCTTTACGGAAGACCACCGCAGAAGATAAGCGCCGAGATAATTGCAAAGATAATCGGCGAAGATGAACCGATCACCTGCCGACCTGCCGACCTTCTCCAGCCGGAATATGAGAAGATGAAGAAGGAAGCGGAAGAGATGGGCATCATAAAGAAAGAAGAGGATATCCTCACTTACATACTCTATCCTGCAATAGCTCCGGCATTCCTGAAAGGTGAACTTGAAGAAGAAGACCTTACACCTATCATGGAGAAAAGACACCCATGTGCTACAGCAGACGTTTCCGGCATACCAACTGAATACAAGGTGGAAGTTGACGGAGAAGTTTTCAATGTAAAGGTAAATCCTGTCGGCGGTTCTGTTAAAGTCGTTGAAGCAGATGAGAAGCCAACTGCAGATTCCGTACCCGGAGCCGTTACAAGTCACATGCAGGGAATGGTACTTTCCATAAAGGTCCAGATCGGAGATTCCATTGAAGAAGGCGACACGGTCTGCGTCATTGAAGCTATGAAAATGGAAAATGCAATCCATGCGCCACATGGAGGAACTGTCAAAGCCATTCTTATTTCAGATGGTGATGCTGTCAAATCCGGCGATGTACTAATGAGTATAGAGTAG